The genomic stretch ATATGTTGCATTACAAGCTAAGGGAGATAAATTAACTGATGCTGAAAAGAAAGCATTTGAAAAGAAATCTTAAGATTTTCAATCTTTCTTAAACTCATCACAAGATAAGTTAAATAAAGAGCAAATGGCTAAGTTAAAGAAAATTGAAGATGTCTATGTAAAAGCTATTAAAAAAGTAGCAGCAGAAGGAAAATATGACTATATTTTTGAAGCTGAAGCATTAAAAGTTGGTGGAGAAGATATAACAGATAGAGTAATAAAAGAAATGGAAGCATTAAAATAATAAAAATTTTAAGGAGGAGAGTTATGGAATATAAAGTAACTGATATCATAAATCTTCTTAATGCTGAATACAAAGGAGAGGTTATAGAAAGTGTTTCTAAACTTTCTCCTTTTTTTCATTCAGATGAGAAGAGTTTGACATTTGCAGCAGATGAAAAGTTTTTAAAAAGTTTAGATCAAACAAAAGCAAAAGTAATCATAGTTCCTGATATTGATTTACCATTAATTCCAGGTAAAGGATATATAGTTGTAAATGATAGTCCAAGAGTTATAATGCCAAAACTTTTACATTTTTTTAGTAGAACTTTAAAGAAAATTGAAAAGATGAGAGAGGATTCAGCTAAAATTGGAGAAAATGTTGACATTGCTCCTAATGTATATATAGGACATGATGTAGTTATTGGAAATAATGTAAAAATTTTCCCTAATGTAACTATTGGAGAAGGAGTAATAATTGGAGAAGGAACAGTAATTTATTCCAATGTAACTATAAGAGAATTTGTAGAAATTGGCAAAAATTGTGTAATTCAACCAGGGGCAGTAATTGGTTCAGATGGTTTTGGTTTTGTAAAGGTAAATGGAAACAATACTAAAATTGACCAAATAGGGACTGTTATAGTTGAAGATGAAGTAGAAATTGGTGCAAATACAACTATTGATAGAGGTGCTATTGGGGATACAATTATTAAGAAATATACAAAGATAGATAACTTGGTTCAAATAGCTCATAATGACATCATAGGAGAAAACTGTTTAATAATTTCTCAAGTTGGAATAGCAGGAAGTACAATAATAGGAAATAATGTTACTTTAGCAGGACAAGTTGGAGTAGCAGGACATCTTGAAATAGGTGAAAATACGATGATAGGAGCTCAATCAGGTGTTCCTGGAAATGTTGAAGCTAATAAGATACTATCAGGACATCCACTTGTTGACCATAGAGAAGATATGAAAATAAGAGTTGCTATGAAAAAACTTCCAGAACTTTTAAAAAGAGTAAAGGCTTTAGAAGAAAAAAAATAAAATAAAGAATGTAATTTCACCTATTTTTTACTTCCATTTCAATAGGATTAGTTTGCAACAGCCCCTTTTTATATTATTTTAAAATTTGACTTATTTAACAAGATATTGTACAATAAATTAAATAGAAATTTAAAAGGAGGGATTTTTTATGATAGCAACTAATTATTCTGAAGTTAGAAATAATTTAAAAGCTTATTGTGATAAGGCAACTAAGGACTATGAAACTATTATTATTACAAGAAAAAATAATGAAAATGTTGTCTTAATGAGTGAAGAAGAATATAATAATCTTATGGAAAACCTTTATATAAGATCAAATCTTAAATATTATCAAAAACTTGTAGAAAGTATAAAAGAAGTTGAAAAAGGTAATGTTAAAGAACATGATTTAATAGAGGTGGATTAATGTTATTAACTTGGACCGATTTTGCATGGAAACAATATGAAGAGCTACAAGAGAAGGATAAAAGGCTTATAAAGAAGATAAATATACTTATTAAGGATATAAAAAGAAATGGAAATGAAGGAATAGGTAAACCAGAGCCTTTACAACATGAGTTAAGTGGCTATTGGAGTAGAAGAATTGATGATAAAAATAGATTAGTCTATAAAGTATCAGATAATCAAATAACAATAGTTGCTTGTGCAAATCATTATAAGTAAAATAAATTTTATTAAAAGGTAGAAGAGAAAATCTTTTACCTTTTCTTTTTTCTGTGGTATTAAATAGGATATTATGCTATAATTAACAAGTTAAATTACTAGGAAGGAAATAAAAAATGGCTGATATTTTATATGATACAAGGTTAAAATCAGAAGAGGCACCCAAAGTTATTATTTTAACTCATGGAGATGCAGATGGGCTGGTTTCAGCTATGATAGTTAGGGCTTTTGAAGAGTTACAAAATAAAAATAAGACTTTTCTAATTATGAGTAGTATGGATGTTACTTTGGAGCAAACAGATAAAACTTTTGATTATATCTGTAAGTATACATCTTTAGGTTCAAAGGATAGGGTATATATTTTAGATAGACCTATTCCAAGTATAGAATGGTTAAAAATGAAGTATTTAGCATACACTAATGTTATAAATATAGATCATCATTTAACTAATAATCCAACAATATATAAAGATGAGTGTTGTTGTGATGATATATATTTTCATTGGAATGATAAATTAAGTGCAGCATACTTAACATCGAAATGGTTTAAACCTTTAATAGAAAAGGGAGAGCCATACAAGAAAATGTATGAAAAGTTAGAGGCACTTGCAGAGGCTACTTCTTGTTGGGATATCTTTACTTGGAAAAGTTTAGGAAATAGTCCAAAAGAAGTTTTATTGAAAAAAAGGGCCTTATCAATTAATTCAGCTGAAAAGATTTTAGGAACAGGAGCTTTCTATAATTTTATTACTAAAAAATTAAATTCTGAAAATTATACAGAAGAAGTTTTTGATTATTTTTTCCTTTTAGATGAAGCATACAATATGAAAATAGATAATTTATATGACTTTGCTAAAAGAGTGATAAGTGATTTTGATTACAAAGGATATAAATTAGGTGTAATTTATGGTATAGATGGAGATTATCAGTCAATAATTGGAGATAAAATTTTAGATGATAAAAAACTAGATTATGAGATAGTTGCCTTTTTAAATGTGTATGGAACAGTATCTTTTAGAAGTAAAAATAATATAGATGTAAGTGAAATTGCTAAGAAATTGGGAATGTTAGTAGGATATTCAGGGGGAGGACATAAACATGCCTCTGGTTGTAGAATATGTGATAAAGATGAAATGAAAAAGAAGATGATGGAAATTTTTGAACATTCAATGAATAAGATAAAAATTTTATAGATGTTGTAATATATTAATTAAATTTTCTTTGAGAAAATTTCTTAAAACTTGTAGCTATATTTTAAGATTACTTGCCAGCCTATAATGTTTCTCGAGCTCCAAAATGCTCTTTCAACATTATAGGACGTCGCAGTAATCTTATTTATAAGTTATAGAATACTTCTGTCAAAGAAAATTTGTTTCAATAGAGATAAATTTATAACAACCTCATATAAAATTATTTGGAGAAGATATGGGAAGAAAGAATATAAAAATTGAGTTCAGATATGATGGAAGCAGCTATTATGGTTTTCAAAGACAACCTAATAAAATAACAGTTCAAGGAGAAATTGAAAAAGTTTTAAGAATTGTTACAAAAGAAGAAATAAATTTAATATCTGCTGGTAGAACAGATAGAGGAGTTCATGCTAATCATCAAGTTTCTAATTTTTATACTTCTTCTAATATTCCAATAGAAAAATATAAGTATCTTTTAACAAGAGCTTTACCTAATGATATAGATATATTATCAGTTGAAGAAGTAGATGAAAACTTTAATGCAAGACACAATGCAAAAATGAGAGAATATGTCTATATTATATCTTGGGAGAAAAATCCTTTTGAAGCAAGACATTGTAAATTTGTAAAAGAGAAAATTGTTGCTGAGAAGTTAGAAAAAATATTCTCTGATTTTATAGGAATACATGACTTTAAAAATTTTAGATTAAGTGATTGTGTAAGTAAGGTAACAATAAGAGAAATTTACGAAATAGAAGTAAAATATTTTGGAGATAGTAAGATTAAAATATATATTAAGGGAAGTGCATTTTTAAAATCACAAGTTAGAATAATGGTTGGAACTGCACTTGAAATATACTATGGAAGATTGCCGGAAAATCGTATAAAACTTATGCTTAATGATTTTACAAGGGAATATAAGAAAAATCTTGTTGAAGCAGAAGGACTATATTTAAATAAAATTGAATATTAGAATTGAAAAGATTAAAGTATTGTATTGAAAAATATACTAATTTTAGTCTTTTTTTATTGACAAAATAATAAAAACATTTAGAATTAAAATAATAGAAATTAAAAGTTTTCAATTAATATTATAGTCGCTCTATTTTTATCTTCATTACTTCCTTTATTGGTAGTGATTGAGTGTTATAGATGTGAGAAGTATAAATATATCATTGAAGAATTATTTATAGAAGAAGATAAAATCATTATTTTTCATAATAATAAAAAGGAGAGAATTGAAAAATATAAAATAAAATTTGATGAAATTGTAGATTTAGAGTATAAAGATGGTTTCTTTTTAAATCCTTATAGACCAGATACTTTTTTTCATAAGCATGTAGAAAAATGTAGGCTTTTAAAAATAAAATTAAAAACAAAAAAAGTTATTTCATTTGGCTTTTTTCTAGAAGAAAAAGAAGCTAGAAAAATTATGAAAACTATAAAAGAAAGTAAAGAAAACTATGAAAAATTTCAAAAAGAAATAAAAGAATTTCAAAAAAATAAAAAAATTCTGAAATAATTTACAATAAAGCTATTGAAGAAAGATATTTAGAAATTTTAAAAAATAATAAAGTTTTAATAATAAATGAGATATTGGAGTTAAAATAAAAGATGAAGTAGCAAAAGAGATAGTATTAACAATTAATAAGTTTTTAGAAAAATATAAGAAAGAGTTAAAAAAATTTGAAAAGTGATAGAGGAAACATAATGAAAAATGAAATTAAATTTTATGAAAATATGCTTACTATAAATGATGTTGTTAAAGAATTTTCTACCAAAATTTTACAAGTAATTGAATTTAAGAACTTTATTGTAATTAGAACAGAATATAATTCTCAAATATCAGATAATATATTTTGTATAAATTATAAGAATGAAATTATTTGGAATATTTCAGAGATTATAAAAAGAGTTGAAGAGGCTTACACAGGAGTGGATAAAATATCAGAAAATATTATTGATGTTTATCTATTTATAGGAGTATGTTACAGAATAGATGTAATAGAAAGGAAAATTTTAGAGAAAAAAATTGTAAAATAATAGAAAAATTTCATATTTATTTTTAAAATAGGAGAAATTATGGAAAAATCTAATAATTTAGATGAAAGTTATATAAAAAACCTTAAGAGTAAAGTATGGGAACTATTGAAAAAAGGAGAAGTAGAAGAAGCAGATAAAATATTTTCTACTGAACTTGATATAAATGAAATAATGGGAACTTGGAACTGGCTACATAAAATACTTATAGAACCAGAAAATACAAATCCAATTTCAATCAAATATCTTATAAAAAAAGGTGTAAATCCAATTTTAAAAGATGAATATAATATGGCTCCACTTAACTGGGCTTTGGCTAATGGAAAAAATATAGAAGCTGCAAAAATACTTTTAAAAGCAGGAGGAGATCCAAATTTAGCTGATAAAGGAGTTAGAGAAATTCCATTATATAAAGTTTGTTACATGAAACCCTTTAATAAAGAACTCCTTGAATTATTTTTAGCTTATGGAGGAGATATATATAAAGAATACAAAAGATATGGTACTGCTATACTAGGTAAAAATCTTTATGAACATATACAAAATAATAAATTAGATCTTTTTAAAGATGCAGGAGAATATCTTTTTGAATATAATAAAGACATAGAAAAATATGGTAAGGATTATTTTATAAATAAACATAAATCTCTTTTAAAAGATGAAGCAGATAGTCCTTTACACGAAGCTGTTATTGATTTTGATATATTAAAAATAAAAAAGCTTTTAGATGAAGGTTATGATAAAAATATAAAAAATTTTTTGAACTATACTCCACTAGTAAAAGCATTTTCAATCTGTAAATTAGAAAATC from Fusobacterium hwasookii encodes the following:
- a CDS encoding DHH family phosphoesterase, which produces MADILYDTRLKSEEAPKVIILTHGDADGLVSAMIVRAFEELQNKNKTFLIMSSMDVTLEQTDKTFDYICKYTSLGSKDRVYILDRPIPSIEWLKMKYLAYTNVINIDHHLTNNPTIYKDECCCDDIYFHWNDKLSAAYLTSKWFKPLIEKGEPYKKMYEKLEALAEATSCWDIFTWKSLGNSPKEVLLKKRALSINSAEKILGTGAFYNFITKKLNSENYTEEVFDYFFLLDEAYNMKIDNLYDFAKRVISDFDYKGYKLGVIYGIDGDYQSIIGDKILDDKKLDYEIVAFLNVYGTVSFRSKNNIDVSEIAKKLGMLVGYSGGGHKHASGCRICDKDEMKKKMMEIFEHSMNKIKIL
- the lpxD gene encoding UDP-3-O-(3-hydroxymyristoyl)glucosamine N-acyltransferase gives rise to the protein MEYKVTDIINLLNAEYKGEVIESVSKLSPFFHSDEKSLTFAADEKFLKSLDQTKAKVIIVPDIDLPLIPGKGYIVVNDSPRVIMPKLLHFFSRTLKKIEKMREDSAKIGENVDIAPNVYIGHDVVIGNNVKIFPNVTIGEGVIIGEGTVIYSNVTIREFVEIGKNCVIQPGAVIGSDGFGFVKVNGNNTKIDQIGTVIVEDEVEIGANTTIDRGAIGDTIIKKYTKIDNLVQIAHNDIIGENCLIISQVGIAGSTIIGNNVTLAGQVGVAGHLEIGENTMIGAQSGVPGNVEANKILSGHPLVDHREDMKIRVAMKKLPELLKRVKALEEKK
- a CDS encoding ankyrin repeat domain-containing protein — protein: MEKSNNLDESYIKNLKSKVWELLKKGEVEEADKIFSTELDINEIMGTWNWLHKILIEPENTNPISIKYLIKKGVNPILKDEYNMAPLNWALANGKNIEAAKILLKAGGDPNLADKGVREIPLYKVCYMKPFNKELLELFLAYGGDIYKEYKRYGTAILGKNLYEHIQNNKLDLFKDAGEYLFEYNKDIEKYGKDYFINKHKSLLKDEADSPLHEAVIDFDILKIKKLLDEGYDKNIKNFLNYTPLVKAFSICKLENLSAMVEISDLLYDGTTDIIKAFIIRLDEWLDEYSKFKDNSELIEKREALNYLIKKFEVELPKKIERHNGKSKIKIKSIGWQNQHSELWEQLVPEIGVAETLQGEVIRLSGKIAYEIIDNGGLNWDKKYKELLRNLIKYFKMATPLSKEYLERAEEIEDDLDENINAVTDDEIELLMKYAVKWVQQNLKLIPIEKIECYKC
- the truA gene encoding tRNA pseudouridine(38-40) synthase TruA produces the protein MGRKNIKIEFRYDGSSYYGFQRQPNKITVQGEIEKVLRIVTKEEINLISAGRTDRGVHANHQVSNFYTSSNIPIEKYKYLLTRALPNDIDILSVEEVDENFNARHNAKMREYVYIISWEKNPFEARHCKFVKEKIVAEKLEKIFSDFIGIHDFKNFRLSDCVSKVTIREIYEIEVKYFGDSKIKIYIKGSAFLKSQVRIMVGTALEIYYGRLPENRIKLMLNDFTREYKKNLVEAEGLYLNKIEY
- a CDS encoding Txe/YoeB family addiction module toxin, whose product is MLLTWTDFAWKQYEELQEKDKRLIKKINILIKDIKRNGNEGIGKPEPLQHELSGYWSRRIDDKNRLVYKVSDNQITIVACANHYK
- a CDS encoding type II toxin-antitoxin system Phd/YefM family antitoxin, producing the protein MIATNYSEVRNNLKAYCDKATKDYETIIITRKNNENVVLMSEEEYNNLMENLYIRSNLKYYQKLVESIKEVEKGNVKEHDLIEVD